The following are encoded together in the Kribbella voronezhensis genome:
- a CDS encoding methylated-DNA--[protein]-cysteine S-methyltransferase → MTYAVIDSPVGLLTLVSSADGELTGLYMEQHRHRPELETFGARDDAVLPAVAEQLREYFEDGRTTFDVPLRMQGTPFQQRVWAALQEIPYGEITTYGELAASLGFVPGASRAVGLANGKNPISIIVPCHRVVGSNGSLTGYGGGLGRKQHLLDHERADVLF, encoded by the coding sequence GTGACCTATGCGGTGATCGACAGTCCGGTCGGGCTGCTCACCCTGGTCTCGTCCGCGGACGGCGAACTGACCGGCCTCTACATGGAGCAGCATCGCCATCGGCCGGAGCTGGAAACGTTCGGTGCGCGCGACGACGCAGTACTGCCGGCTGTGGCTGAGCAGTTGCGCGAGTACTTCGAGGACGGGCGGACCACCTTCGACGTACCGCTCCGGATGCAGGGCACCCCTTTCCAGCAGCGGGTCTGGGCGGCGCTGCAAGAGATCCCGTACGGCGAGATCACGACGTACGGCGAACTGGCGGCGTCCCTCGGTTTCGTCCCGGGCGCCTCCCGCGCCGTCGGTCTCGCGAACGGGAAGAACCCGATCAGCATCATCGTCCCGTGCCACCGGGTGGTCGGCTCGAACGGCAGCCTGACCGGGTACGGCGGCGGCCTCGGTCGCAAGCAGCACCTGCTCGACCACGAGCGTGCCGACGTGCTGTTCTGA
- a CDS encoding YdeI/OmpD-associated family protein gives MSTQTAQVVTDESATELATVAEWREWLTANADAERSVWLVIHNKTSGRANFEMPELVEQALCFGWIDAKAIRRDGDSRYQQFTRRNPRSTWSRINRDRIEKLTAAGLMTPAGQELVEQAKKSGAWDCLAEAQAGIIPADLQTELDRNPVAANHFAAFPPSSQVRILSWIAGAKRPETRHSRITEAVALATINCRANHPN, from the coding sequence ATGAGCACACAGACCGCGCAGGTAGTCACCGATGAATCAGCAACCGAGCTCGCGACCGTCGCCGAGTGGCGCGAGTGGTTGACCGCCAACGCGGACGCGGAGCGCTCGGTCTGGCTCGTCATCCACAACAAGACCAGCGGGCGGGCGAACTTCGAGATGCCCGAGCTGGTCGAGCAGGCGCTCTGCTTCGGGTGGATCGACGCGAAGGCGATCAGGCGGGACGGGGACAGCCGGTATCAGCAGTTCACTCGGCGCAACCCGCGCAGCACCTGGAGCCGGATCAACCGGGACCGGATCGAGAAGCTGACCGCCGCCGGACTGATGACGCCGGCCGGACAGGAACTGGTCGAACAGGCGAAGAAGAGCGGGGCCTGGGACTGCCTGGCGGAAGCGCAAGCCGGCATCATTCCCGCCGACCTCCAGACCGAACTCGACCGCAATCCCGTCGCCGCGAACCATTTCGCGGCCTTCCCGCCGTCGTCCCAGGTCCGCATCCTCAGCTGGATCGCCGGCGCCAAGCGTCCCGAAACCCGCCACTCCCGCATCACCGAAGCGGTCGCCCTCGCCACCATCAATTGCCGCGCCAACCACCCGAACTAA